TTTGGACTTATACTTAGCATTAACACCATATTTATCAAAAACCTGTTTTACAGTATTTATATATATTTTAGATCCAAATATGCCTTTAATTCTTTTCTTTCCATCTTTACCTATATCTTTATTATCTAATTTCAATAATTCTTTATCTATAGCTGCTTCTGTATTTTTTACATTTAGTCCTTTCTCTACAATCAAATCAATTATTTTATTTTGTAATTCTTCTGAAGGAAGTCTCAAAATTGCTCGCGCATGTCGTTCTGTTAAATTATTTGCTATTAATTTCATTCTTATATTTTCAGGTAATTTTAATAACCTTATCTTATTTGCTATAGTAGATTGCTTTTTCCCTATAACATTCGCTAATTGTTCTTGAGTATAATTATGATCTATAATTAAATTTTGGTATGCTTCAGCTTCTTCTAAAAAATTCAAATCCTCTCTTTGAATATTTTCTAATAATGCTATAGCCGCCGATTCTCTATCTGTCACATCTATTATTATAACTGGTACTTTATCTAATCCTATTTTTTTAGCTGCTCTTAATCTTCTTTCCCCTGCAATAAGCTCATAATTGTTGTCACTTAATTTCCTAACAGATAAAGGTTGAATTATTCCGTAACTATTAATAGATTTAGCTAGTTCATCTATGCTCTCTTCATCAAAAACCTTCCTAGGTTGATATAAGTTAGGACATATAAGCTCTGTGCTTACATAGTTTATATTATCTTTCATAACAACCATCCCTCTTAATTTACCTTTAATTAACATTTCTTTATATTTCTTTTATTTCCTTCTTATATTACTTAACTTTTTTATTACATTTTAATACTAAATTTTTATTTTAGTGGCTTTTTTGTCACCATTCCAGCTTTTCTTGGATATTTCTTAGGAGTATTCCCTATTTTCTCTATAATAACTAAGTTATGTTTTAAATCACTTTCTTCTACTTCAACCTGTATTATTTCTTGTAACTTACCTCCTAATATTTCTATAGCTCTTCTACTTTCCTCTATTTCCCCATTTACATTTGGACCTTTCATTGCAACAAAATATCCTCCAACCTTTATATAAGGTAAGCAGAACTCACTTAAAACACTTAAATTAGCAACTGCTCTAGATACTACACCATCAAATTGCTCCCTAAACTCTTCTTTTTGTGCATAATCTTCAGCTCTTCCATGTAAACTTCTTATACTTTTTAACTTCAATTCTTTAGAAACTTCATCTAAAAATTTTACTCTCTTATTTAAAGAATCTAATAAAACTACTTCTTTTTCTTCTTCTAATATTTTTATTGGAATTCCTGGGAATCCTGCACCTGTTCCAATATCTATTATTTTATTTAATTCTTTAAATTTATTAAATTTGTATATTTTAATACAATCTATAAAATGTTTCTTTATTATATCTTCATCTTCTGTTATAGCCGTTAAGTTTATCTTTTTATTCCATTCTTGAATCATAGATTTATATTCCATAAAAGCATTATATTTATTTTCATTAAACCCTATGCCAACATCATTGCATGCAGAATCTAATATGTCATAATATTGCATGTTATATCCTCCTAATTACATAACTATTTATATTTATGTTCTAAATATATAAGCAATACAGATATATCTGCAGGAGATACACCAGATATTCTAGATGCTTGCCCTATATTCATTGGTCTTATTTCGCTTAATTTTTGCATAGCTTCCTTTCTAAGACCATATACTTTATTATAATCGATATCATTAGGTAATAATTTAGTTTCAAATTTTTTAAATTGATTAACTTGTTCTAATTGTTTATCTATATATCCTTCATACTTTGCAAAAGTATTAACCTCTTCTTGTACATCTTCTGATAACTCTACTCTTTCTTTATCTAAATCTCTTACCTTATAATAATCCAATTCCGGTCTTTTTATAAGTTCATATAAACTTATAGGCTTTTTAAGTTGTGATGAATTTAATGATGTTAAAAATTCATTTACTTCTTTTTTATTAGTTATTTGTATATTTTTTATTCTATTTATTTCTTTTTCTATGGCTTCTTTTCTTTTTATGTATTTTTTATATCTTTCTTCTGACACAAGGCCTACTTCATATCCCTTTTGTGTTAATCTTAAATCAGCATTTCCTTGTCTTAGTAAAAGCCTATACTCAGAACGCGATGTCATCATTCTATATGGTTCATTAGTTCCTTTAGTAACTAAATCGTCTATTAAAACTCCTATATATCCATCAGATCTTGTTAAAATTAAAGGTTCTTTTTCTTTTACTTTCATAGCTGCATTAATTCCAGCAATTATTCCTTGTGCAGCTGCTTCTTCATAACCTGAACTTCCATTTATTTGTCCCGCACTAAAAAAACCTTCTATATCCTTAAGTTCAAGAGATAAATCTAATTGCTGTGGATCTATACAATCATATTCTATAGCATATGCTGTCCTTAAAAACTCAACATTTTCAAGTCCTGGTACTGTTCTATACATAGCTATTTGTATTTCTTCTGGTAAAGAAGTAGATAAGCCTGAAACATACATTTCATTTGTTTCTTCTCCTTCAGGCTCTAAAAATACCTGATGTTTATCTTTATCTGGAAATCTATTTATTTTATCTTCTATAGATGGACAATATCTAACACCAACTCCCTCAATAGAACCATTAAACATTGGGGATCTATGGAAATTTTTTCTAATAACTTCATGAGTCTTCTCGTTGGTATAAGTTAGATAACAAGAAATTTGATCTCTTT
This window of the Clostridium cochlearium genome carries:
- the rsmG gene encoding 16S rRNA (guanine(527)-N(7))-methyltransferase RsmG; its protein translation is MQYYDILDSACNDVGIGFNENKYNAFMEYKSMIQEWNKKINLTAITEDEDIIKKHFIDCIKIYKFNKFKELNKIIDIGTGAGFPGIPIKILEEEKEVVLLDSLNKRVKFLDEVSKELKLKSIRSLHGRAEDYAQKEEFREQFDGVVSRAVANLSVLSEFCLPYIKVGGYFVAMKGPNVNGEIEESRRAIEILGGKLQEIIQVEVEESDLKHNLVIIEKIGNTPKKYPRKAGMVTKKPLK
- the noc gene encoding nucleoid occlusion protein; its protein translation is MKDNINYVSTELICPNLYQPRKVFDEESIDELAKSINSYGIIQPLSVRKLSDNNYELIAGERRLRAAKKIGLDKVPVIIIDVTDRESAAIALLENIQREDLNFLEEAEAYQNLIIDHNYTQEQLANVIGKKQSTIANKIRLLKLPENIRMKLIANNLTERHARAILRLPSEELQNKIIDLIVEKGLNVKNTEAAIDKELLKLDNKDIGKDGKKRIKGIFGSKIYINTVKQVFDKYGVNAKYKSKNYDDKIEITITIPKK
- the mnmG gene encoding tRNA uridine-5-carboxymethylaminomethyl(34) synthesis enzyme MnmG is translated as MKYCAGDYDVVVVGAGHAGCEAALAAARIGCKVLMCTISLDSVGLMPCNPNIGGTAKGHLVREIDALGGEMGVNIDNTFIQSRMLNTSKGPAVHSLRAQADKKRYSNRMKYVLETEENLTLKQIEVVSIDVENGKVKGVLTKNGAYYNTKTVILATGTYLDARIIIGEVSYSGGPNGLFPAKELTKNLMDLGLKIRRFKTGTPARVNKKTIDFSKMIEQPGDEKIVPFSFLTDKLERDQISCYLTYTNEKTHEVIRKNFHRSPMFNGSIEGVGVRYCPSIEDKINRFPDKDKHQVFLEPEGEETNEMYVSGLSTSLPEEIQIAMYRTVPGLENVEFLRTAYAIEYDCIDPQQLDLSLELKDIEGFFSAGQINGSSGYEEAAAQGIIAGINAAMKVKEKEPLILTRSDGYIGVLIDDLVTKGTNEPYRMMTSRSEYRLLLRQGNADLRLTQKGYEVGLVSEERYKKYIKRKEAIEKEINRIKNIQITNKKEVNEFLTSLNSSQLKKPISLYELIKRPELDYYKVRDLDKERVELSEDVQEEVNTFAKYEGYIDKQLEQVNQFKKFETKLLPNDIDYNKVYGLRKEAMQKLSEIRPMNIGQASRISGVSPADISVLLIYLEHKYK